From the Maioricimonas rarisocia genome, one window contains:
- a CDS encoding site-2 protease family protein, with amino-acid sequence MKWSWNIGRIAGIRLRMHWTFLLLLAWIAISYAATDGGWIAAARGVGFILAVFGCVILHELGHALTARRYGVPTEDITLLPIGGVARMQRMPTEPMHEFWIAVAGPAVNVVIAAVLFVGLLAGYGTGAVTIEPSFSTSFFVNLMWVNVALVLFNVLPAFPMDGGRILRALLATRMDYRRATHIAASLGQMMAILFGIAGFFVNPLLLFIALFVYMGAEAEAQTVDLRESLRGFPAGSAMLTRFQTLHPDSTLQHAIDQLLAGSQHEFPVVDESGYRGLLRREDLANGLKEHGPEASIRDAFTVTSETADENDRLNDTLERMHQLGCQTLPVLRDGQVVGLITLDNIAELIMVRNAEQGRQSSATPLDPVQAA; translated from the coding sequence ATGAAATGGTCCTGGAATATCGGCCGGATCGCCGGCATTCGCCTTCGTATGCACTGGACGTTTCTGCTGCTGCTGGCGTGGATTGCGATCAGTTACGCCGCGACGGACGGAGGCTGGATTGCCGCAGCGCGCGGGGTCGGATTCATCCTGGCGGTCTTCGGATGCGTCATCCTTCACGAACTCGGACACGCTTTGACCGCCCGCCGCTACGGTGTGCCCACGGAGGACATCACGCTGCTGCCGATCGGTGGCGTCGCCCGCATGCAGCGGATGCCGACCGAGCCGATGCACGAATTCTGGATCGCCGTCGCCGGGCCCGCCGTCAACGTGGTCATCGCGGCCGTTCTCTTCGTGGGACTGCTGGCCGGTTATGGAACGGGCGCGGTCACGATCGAGCCCTCGTTCTCCACTTCCTTCTTCGTCAACCTGATGTGGGTCAACGTCGCGCTGGTTCTGTTCAACGTTCTGCCGGCGTTCCCGATGGACGGCGGCCGGATCCTTCGCGCCCTCCTCGCGACGCGGATGGACTATCGCCGGGCAACACACATCGCGGCCAGCCTGGGCCAGATGATGGCGATTCTCTTCGGAATCGCCGGCTTCTTCGTCAATCCGCTGCTGCTGTTCATCGCGCTGTTCGTCTACATGGGGGCCGAAGCAGAAGCCCAGACGGTCGACCTGCGGGAATCCCTCCGCGGGTTCCCTGCGGGCTCCGCGATGCTGACCCGGTTTCAGACGCTGCATCCCGACAGCACGCTGCAGCACGCAATCGACCAGTTGCTGGCCGGGTCCCAACACGAGTTCCCGGTCGTCGACGAAAGCGGCTACCGGGGACTGTTGCGTCGGGAAGATCTGGCCAACGGCCTGAAGGAGCACGGCCCCGAGGCGTCGATCCGGGACGCCTTCACAGTCACCAGCGAGACCGCCGACGAGAACGATCGCCTCAACGACACACTTGAGCGAATGCATCAACTGGGCTGTCAGACACTCCCCGTCCTCCGCGACGGACAGGTGGTTGGCCTGATCACGCTCGACAACATCGCCGAGTTGATCATGGTCCGAAACGCCGAGCAGGGCCGACAGTCGTCGGCCACACCACTCGATCCCGTTCAGGCTGCCTGA
- a CDS encoding response regulator, which translates to MLTTPTGTSGIAATAVSQVVIVDEHPIVRRGLAHLLTSEPDLEAVGHAGGFSEAVRMFRDTDADLTILEIALREGSGLELIKQLVSLKPEAKLLVFSACDERLYAERTLRAGAHGFISKTARPEQLLAAMRRVLDGHVYLSEPMTNRLLSRAVGVDDVLETSPIEAFSDRELEVFEMIGQGIPTREIAERLHLSPKTVETYRENIKSKLGLRNAAELTQHAVQWILESRAAG; encoded by the coding sequence ATGCTGACCACTCCGACCGGAACATCAGGGATTGCCGCGACTGCCGTGTCGCAGGTCGTGATTGTCGACGAACATCCAATCGTCCGCCGTGGCCTGGCTCATCTATTGACCTCCGAGCCGGATCTCGAGGCGGTCGGCCATGCCGGCGGGTTCTCCGAAGCGGTCCGGATGTTCCGCGACACGGACGCGGACCTGACCATCCTCGAGATTGCCCTGCGGGAAGGGAGCGGACTGGAGCTGATCAAGCAGCTCGTCTCCCTCAAGCCGGAGGCCAAGCTGCTCGTGTTCTCGGCCTGCGACGAACGACTGTACGCAGAGAGAACGCTTCGAGCCGGCGCACATGGATTCATCAGCAAGACGGCGCGGCCCGAGCAGTTGCTCGCCGCGATGCGTCGAGTGCTGGACGGACACGTGTACCTGAGCGAGCCGATGACGAACCGGCTGCTCTCGCGAGCGGTGGGGGTCGACGACGTCCTCGAAACGTCTCCGATCGAAGCCTTCTCGGACCGTGAGCTCGAAGTGTTCGAGATGATCGGACAGGGGATCCCGACCCGCGAAATCGCAGAGCGGCTTCATCTCTCCCCCAAGACCGTCGAGACGTACCGCGAAAACATCAAGTCAAAGCTGGGGCTGCGGAATGCTGCCGAGCTGACCCAGCACGCCGTCCAGTGGATTCTGGAGTCCAGGGCCGCTGGCTGA
- a CDS encoding helix-turn-helix domain-containing protein gives MSKKYLSLDEASAHLSIPKDELMRMREKGDIRGFADRGTWKFKIEDIEELARTRQVDSDPEVPMLRDEPEESDILLGDDSSNQDIESDILLSEPSEDVGEQPTVIRKKGADLEGSDSDVRLVSDDAGSPVGSDPDTSLQPLSDSDSDVRLVSDDASDSDVRLVGQGSDADVELVRPDEGGSDSDVKLVGDSPEEGSDSDVQLVDSPENTSNDSVQSDVTMLQSDSGDSKLDLDFSPDDSMSASVLSDESGIGLGDESAIALSSESGISLEGPSDSGTALEGKKSEEDEGITLGADSGIALDNDSGITLDSSEDSGISLDITGDSGISLESAADSGISLESVGDSGISLEDSGGVGGGTIPMMDAVSDEDSLPETQFEIPSLAGEDDSAYELNAGDADTGQMDLADSSEQSLDDAVFDLDEDDSAEVAEFDDDELEVSDEILGEDDELDELDVFDADDEVFEESGASQEFAAPLAARGPVGGGEAEWGPVPFVGLLVSTVCLVGVGVMMFDLVNNMWAWGEHGPIASMLLDTFGSLYK, from the coding sequence GAAGACATCGAAGAGCTGGCCCGGACCCGACAGGTCGATTCCGACCCGGAAGTTCCGATGCTCCGCGACGAACCGGAAGAATCCGACATCCTGCTCGGGGACGATTCGTCGAATCAGGACATCGAGTCGGACATCCTGCTCTCCGAACCGTCCGAGGACGTGGGCGAGCAGCCGACCGTGATCCGCAAGAAGGGGGCCGACCTCGAAGGATCCGACAGCGACGTCCGGCTTGTTTCGGACGACGCCGGTTCTCCGGTCGGCAGCGATCCGGACACCTCGCTGCAGCCGCTGAGCGACTCCGACAGCGACGTCCGCCTCGTCTCTGACGATGCGAGCGACAGTGACGTGCGGCTGGTTGGCCAGGGGAGTGACGCCGACGTCGAACTCGTCCGTCCCGACGAAGGGGGTAGCGACAGCGACGTCAAGCTTGTCGGGGACTCGCCCGAAGAGGGAAGCGACAGCGACGTTCAGCTGGTCGATTCGCCCGAGAACACGTCCAACGACTCGGTGCAGAGTGACGTCACCATGCTGCAGTCGGATTCGGGCGACTCGAAGCTCGACCTCGACTTCTCGCCGGACGACAGCATGAGCGCGTCGGTCCTCTCCGACGAGAGCGGCATCGGCCTGGGGGACGAGAGCGCCATCGCTCTGTCGTCCGAAAGTGGCATCTCGCTCGAAGGCCCCTCCGACAGCGGTACCGCACTCGAAGGCAAGAAGTCCGAAGAGGACGAGGGCATCACGCTCGGTGCCGACAGCGGCATCGCTCTGGACAATGACAGCGGCATCACGCTCGACAGCTCTGAGGACAGTGGCATTTCGCTGGACATCACCGGCGACAGTGGCATCTCTCTCGAGTCGGCGGCCGACAGCGGCATCTCGCTCGAATCGGTCGGCGACAGCGGCATTTCGCTCGAAGATTCGGGCGGCGTCGGTGGCGGCACCATTCCGATGATGGACGCCGTCTCGGACGAAGACAGTCTGCCCGAAACCCAGTTCGAGATCCCCTCGCTCGCCGGTGAGGATGACAGCGCCTACGAGCTGAATGCCGGCGATGCCGACACCGGTCAGATGGACCTCGCCGACTCCTCCGAGCAAAGCCTCGACGATGCCGTCTTCGACCTCGACGAAGACGACTCGGCCGAAGTCGCCGAATTCGACGACGACGAGCTGGAGGTCTCTGATGAGATTCTCGGCGAAGACGACGAACTGGACGAGCTGGATGTCTTCGATGCCGATGACGAGGTCTTCGAGGAATCCGGCGCCAGTCAGGAGTTCGCCGCTCCACTGGCCGCCCGCGGCCCTGTGGGTGGTGGCGAAGCCGAATGGGGCCCGGTCCCCTTTGTCGGCCTGCTCGTCTCGACCGTCTGCCTGGTTGGCGTGGGGGTGATGATGTTCGACCTGGTCAACAATATGTGGGCCTGGGGTGAGCATGGCCCCATCGCCAGCATGCTGCTCGACACGTTCGGCAGCCTTTACAAGTAG